One genomic window of Quercus robur chromosome 6, dhQueRobu3.1, whole genome shotgun sequence includes the following:
- the LOC126688580 gene encoding protein NRT1/ PTR FAMILY 5.2-like isoform X2, which yields MALEEAIDEYTQDGTVDLKGNPVLRSKRGGWKACWFVVVYEAFERMTYFGISSNLIVYLTNKLHQGTITSANNVTNWVGTIYITPILGAYIADAHLGRYWTFIIACMIYLSGMIQLTLSVSLNSLKPPPCNKVIVGNCKKASTLHLAVFYGALYTLAVGTGGTKPNISTIGADQFDEFNPKEKGHKLSFFNWWMFSIFFGTLFANTVLVYIQDNVGWTLGYGLPTLGLAISIAIFVAGTPFYRHKVPTGSPFTRMSRVVVAAIRKWRVTIPNDIKELHELDLEEYAKKGKYRINSTPTMSFKIPPASLAGFVTISLLISVVLYDRFFVRIMQKWTKNPRGITLLQRMGIGLVIHILIMAVASLTERYRLSVAKEHGLVENGGQVPLTIFILLPQFVLMGTADAFLEVAKMEFFYDQAPESMKSLGTSYSMTTLGIGNFLSSFLLSTVSHITKEHGHQEWILNDVNASHLDYYYAFFAVLNFLNFIFFLFVIKYYVYKAEVSDSIKVLTEELKGMTEIRD from the exons ATGGCTCTGGAAGAAGCAATAGATGAATACACTCAGGATGGGACAGTGGATCTGAAAGGGAACCCAGTCCTTAGATCCAAGAGAGGTGGATGGAAAGCTTGCTGGTTTGTCGTTG TGTATGAGGCTTTTGAACGCATGACCTATTTTGGTATATCCTCCAATCTGATCGTATATTTAACAAATAAGCTCCATCAGGGCACAATCACCTCTGCCAACAATGTCACCAATTGGGTTGGCACCATTTATATTACTCCAATCTTGGGTGCTTACATTGCTGATGCTCATCTTGGCCGATATTGGACGTTTATTATCGCATGCATGATTTATCTCTCG GGAATGATACAATTAACATTGTCGGTTTCACTGAATAGCCTAAAACCGCCTCCATGCAATAAAGTCATCGTGGGAAACTGTAAGAAAGCATCGACCTTACACCTTGCAGTGTTTTATGGTGCACTATATACCTTGGCCGTGGGAACAGGTGGAACCAAGCCAAACATCTCCACCATTGGTGCAGACCAATTTGATGAGTTTAACCCCAAAGAGAAGGGTCATAAGCTTTCCTTCTTCAATTGGTGGATGTTCAGTATCTTCTTTGGGACCCTCTTTGCCAATACAGTTCTTGTGTACATACAAGACAATGTAGGATGGACTTTAGGGTATGGGCTTCCAACCCTTGGACTAGCAATATCTATTGCCATCTTTGTGGCTGGCACACCCTTCTATAGACACAAGGTGCCCACAGGGAGTCCCTTCACAAGGATGTCAAGGGTTGTAGTTGCTGCTATAAGGAAATGGAGGGTGACTATCCCTAATGATATTAAAGAGCTCCATGAGCTTGACTTGGAAGAGTATGCAAAGAAAGGAAAGTACAGGATTAATTCCACACCAACTATGAG CTTCAAAATCCCCCCAGCAAGTTTAGCTGGATTTGTAACCATTTCCCTCCTTATCTCTGTGGTGCTCTATGACCGGTTCTTTGTCAGGATTATGCAAAAGTGGACTAAAAATCCTAGAGGTATCACTCTCCTTCAAAGAATGGGAATTGGGCTTGTCATCCACATTTTGATAATGGCAGTCGCATCTCTAACTGAGAGATATAGACTTAGTGTGGCTAAGGAACATGGGCTAGTTGAAAATGGAGGACAAGTTCCTTTAACCATATTCATTTTGCTCCCTCAGTTCGTGCTTATGGGAACAGCAGATGCATTTTTAGAGGTTGCCAAGATGGAGTTCTTCTATGACCAGGCACCAGAAAGCATGAAGAGTCTTGGGACTTCCTATTCCATGACTACCCTAGGAATTGGAAACTTTCTGAGTAGTTTCCTTCTTTCAACAGTTTCCCACATAACCAAGGAACATGGTCACCAAGAATGGATTCTAAATGATGTGAATGCTTCTCATCTTGACTATTATTATGCATTTTTTGCGGTACTGAACTTCCTaaactttattttcttcttgtttgtaATTAAGTACTATGTGTATAAGGCTGAAGTTTCGGATTCTATAAAAGTGCTTACAGAAGAATTGAAGGGAATGACAGAAATTAGAGACTGA
- the LOC126688580 gene encoding protein NRT1/ PTR FAMILY 5.2-like isoform X1 → MALEEAIDEYTQDGTVDLKGNPVLRSKRGGWKACWFVVVYEAFERMTYFGISSNLIVYLTNKLHQGTITSANNVTNWVGTIYITPILGAYIADAHLGRYWTFIIACMIYLSGMIQLTLSVSLNSLKPPPCNKVIVGNCKKASTLHLAVFYGALYTLAVGTGGTKPNISTIGADQFDEFNPKEKGHKLSFFNWWMFSIFFGTLFANTVLVYIQDNVGWTLGYGLPTLGLAISIAIFVAGTPFYRHKVPTGSPFTRMSRVVVAAIRKWRVTIPNDIKELHELDLEEYAKKGKYRINSTPTMSLLTKASVKSGSTNPWMLCTVTQVEETKQMLRMIPILVATFVPSTMVAQINTLFVKQGTTLDRAMGSFKIPPASLAGFVTISLLISVVLYDRFFVRIMQKWTKNPRGITLLQRMGIGLVIHILIMAVASLTERYRLSVAKEHGLVENGGQVPLTIFILLPQFVLMGTADAFLEVAKMEFFYDQAPESMKSLGTSYSMTTLGIGNFLSSFLLSTVSHITKEHGHQEWILNDVNASHLDYYYAFFAVLNFLNFIFFLFVIKYYVYKAEVSDSIKVLTEELKGMTEIRD, encoded by the exons ATGGCTCTGGAAGAAGCAATAGATGAATACACTCAGGATGGGACAGTGGATCTGAAAGGGAACCCAGTCCTTAGATCCAAGAGAGGTGGATGGAAAGCTTGCTGGTTTGTCGTTG TGTATGAGGCTTTTGAACGCATGACCTATTTTGGTATATCCTCCAATCTGATCGTATATTTAACAAATAAGCTCCATCAGGGCACAATCACCTCTGCCAACAATGTCACCAATTGGGTTGGCACCATTTATATTACTCCAATCTTGGGTGCTTACATTGCTGATGCTCATCTTGGCCGATATTGGACGTTTATTATCGCATGCATGATTTATCTCTCG GGAATGATACAATTAACATTGTCGGTTTCACTGAATAGCCTAAAACCGCCTCCATGCAATAAAGTCATCGTGGGAAACTGTAAGAAAGCATCGACCTTACACCTTGCAGTGTTTTATGGTGCACTATATACCTTGGCCGTGGGAACAGGTGGAACCAAGCCAAACATCTCCACCATTGGTGCAGACCAATTTGATGAGTTTAACCCCAAAGAGAAGGGTCATAAGCTTTCCTTCTTCAATTGGTGGATGTTCAGTATCTTCTTTGGGACCCTCTTTGCCAATACAGTTCTTGTGTACATACAAGACAATGTAGGATGGACTTTAGGGTATGGGCTTCCAACCCTTGGACTAGCAATATCTATTGCCATCTTTGTGGCTGGCACACCCTTCTATAGACACAAGGTGCCCACAGGGAGTCCCTTCACAAGGATGTCAAGGGTTGTAGTTGCTGCTATAAGGAAATGGAGGGTGACTATCCCTAATGATATTAAAGAGCTCCATGAGCTTGACTTGGAAGAGTATGCAAAGAAAGGAAAGTACAGGATTAATTCCACACCAACTATGAG CCTGCTTACCAAGGCATCTGTGAAATCCGGCTCAACGAATCCATGGATGCTGTGCACAGTTACACAAGTTGAGGAGACCAAACAAATGCTACGAATGATTCCCATCTTGGTTGCCACCTTTGTACCGAGCACAATGGTTGCTCAGATCAACACCCTTTTCGTCAAGCAAGGTACTACTCTTGATAGAGCCATGGGCAGCTTCAAAATCCCCCCAGCAAGTTTAGCTGGATTTGTAACCATTTCCCTCCTTATCTCTGTGGTGCTCTATGACCGGTTCTTTGTCAGGATTATGCAAAAGTGGACTAAAAATCCTAGAGGTATCACTCTCCTTCAAAGAATGGGAATTGGGCTTGTCATCCACATTTTGATAATGGCAGTCGCATCTCTAACTGAGAGATATAGACTTAGTGTGGCTAAGGAACATGGGCTAGTTGAAAATGGAGGACAAGTTCCTTTAACCATATTCATTTTGCTCCCTCAGTTCGTGCTTATGGGAACAGCAGATGCATTTTTAGAGGTTGCCAAGATGGAGTTCTTCTATGACCAGGCACCAGAAAGCATGAAGAGTCTTGGGACTTCCTATTCCATGACTACCCTAGGAATTGGAAACTTTCTGAGTAGTTTCCTTCTTTCAACAGTTTCCCACATAACCAAGGAACATGGTCACCAAGAATGGATTCTAAATGATGTGAATGCTTCTCATCTTGACTATTATTATGCATTTTTTGCGGTACTGAACTTCCTaaactttattttcttcttgtttgtaATTAAGTACTATGTGTATAAGGCTGAAGTTTCGGATTCTATAAAAGTGCTTACAGAAGAATTGAAGGGAATGACAGAAATTAGAGACTGA